The proteins below are encoded in one region of Myxococcales bacterium:
- a CDS encoding succinate dehydrogenase/fumarate reductase iron-sulfur subunit — translation MADIIRLKLHIWRQNGPNDTGRFESYTADKVNKDMSFLEMLDVVNEGIIESGKDPIAFEHDCREGICGACGVVVNGFAHGPQKLTTTCQLHMRQFSDGDELWIEPWRTSAFPIIKDLVVDRGSFDRIIQAGGYVSVRTGSPQDANEIPIGKAAADAAFDAAACIGCGACVAACPNASAHLFVAAKVSHLSLLPQGQAERQERVRKMVAQHDAEGFGSCTNHGECETACPKGISVNWIARMNRDFLDAMLKAETTLKAPKLRQVEDS, via the coding sequence ATGGCAGATATCATACGTTTGAAACTTCACATCTGGCGGCAAAATGGCCCGAATGACACCGGCCGCTTTGAAAGCTACACAGCGGACAAGGTCAACAAAGACATGTCCTTTTTGGAAATGCTGGACGTCGTCAATGAAGGAATTATTGAATCTGGCAAAGACCCCATAGCTTTCGAGCACGATTGTCGCGAAGGGATTTGTGGGGCTTGCGGCGTTGTCGTCAATGGCTTTGCCCACGGTCCACAGAAACTGACAACCACCTGTCAATTGCACATGAGGCAATTTTCCGACGGTGATGAGCTTTGGATCGAACCTTGGCGCACCTCAGCCTTCCCTATCATTAAAGACTTGGTTGTGGATCGCGGCTCCTTTGATCGCATTATTCAAGCAGGTGGGTACGTCTCAGTGCGCACGGGCAGTCCTCAAGATGCAAACGAAATACCCATTGGTAAAGCCGCAGCCGATGCAGCTTTTGATGCCGCAGCCTGCATTGGTTGCGGTGCATGCGTAGCAGCTTGCCCGAATGCTTCCGCTCATTTGTTTGTGGCGGCCAAAGTCTCCCATCTTAGCTTGCTTCCGCAAGGCCAAGCCGAACGACAGGAGCGCGTTCGCAAAATGGTAGCTCAGCACGACGCCGAAGGCTTTGGCTCCTGCACCAATCACGGCGAATGCGAAACAGCATGCCCCAAGGGCATCAGTGTCAACTGGATAGCTCGCATGAACCGTGATTTCTTAGACGCCATGCTCAAGGCAGAAACGACTTTGAAAGCTCCAAAACTTCGGCAGGTTGAAGACAGCTAG